From Methanomassiliicoccales archaeon:
TCGGGCATGCACGACATCGTGGTGGTCGGAGGGGCGGAGAAGATGACCGACGTGGGCGAGGTCATGGCGTCCGAGATCCAGTCGTCGGCGGCGGACCAGCAATGGGAGTGCACCTTCGGCGCTACCTTCCCGGCATTGCACGCCATGATCGCCCGGAGGCATATGCACGAATATGGCACCACCCGGGAGCAGATTGCTTCCGTGGCGGTCAAGAACCACAAGCATGGCTCCATGAACCCCAAGGCGCAGTTCCAGCGTGAGATCGACCTGAACACGGTGCTCAGATCGCCTCCGGTGGCCGAGCCCTTGCGCGTCTTCGATTGCGCGCCGTTCTCGGACGGAGCGGCGGCGGTCGTGCTCTGCGCCATGGACAGGGCGCGCAAGTACACCGACAAGCCCATCAAGATCACCGCCTCCGCTCAAGCCTCGGACACTCTGGCGCTCCACGCTCGCGAGGAGATATGTTCCTTCCACGCCACCAAGCTGGCGGCGCAGAGGGCCTTCAAGCAGGCCAAGCTCGAGCCCAAGGACGTGCAGGTGATGGAGGTGCACGACAACTTCACCATCTCCGAGATACTGGCCATCGAGGACCTGGGCTTCTTTGAGAAGGGGCAGGGAGGGAAGGCCACGGCGGACGGGCAGACGGCCATCGGGGGCAAGGTGGCAGTCAACACCTCCGGCGGGCTGAAAGCTCGGGGAGATCCGATCGGAGCCACTGGTCTGGCCCAGATGGTGGAGCTCGTGATCCAGCTGCGAGGCACGGCCGGAAAGCGCCAGGTGAACGGAGCGCGCGTGGGCCTGGCCCAGAACGTCGGCGGCACCGGTGCCACCTCCGTCGTGCATATACTGGAGGTGGCGTGAATGGCCACGGCGAGGTTCTGGCGCGAGAACCCGTCCCGCTACAACCTAGCGGCGGCGAAATGCGGCGTCTGCGGGAAGGTCTTCTTCCCGCCCAGGGGGGTCTGTTCCCAATGCCACCGCCAGTCCATCGGCAAGATGCAGCCCCTACAGCTCAAGGGCGAAGGTGAGGTGTATTCCCACACGGTGGTGCACGAGGCACCGAGCCAGATGGAGATGCTCAAGCCCTATATCGTGGTCATGGTGAAGATGGACGAGGGAGTGATGATCACCTCCCAGCTCATCGATTGCGACTCGAAGGACGTCAAGATCGGCATGCGGGTCCGCACCACCTTGCGTCGTCTGGGCGAAGACGGTCCAGCGGGCGTGATCTACTACGGGTACAAGTTCGCGCCAGCCTAGGCGTCCACGGTATTCGGAGGAAGGGAGCTGGAAGCATTAATATCTCCTTGAGCGGTAGCTCAGCCGGTGATCGGATGAAAGTGCGGGTGGACGGCCATTCGCTCAGCCTCGCAGATATCGTCCTG
This genomic window contains:
- a CDS encoding thiolase domain-containing protein translates to MREVAVIGVGDTKFGELWDMSFRDIGIQAGLAAVNDANMAAEEIEALYVGNMSAGRFIEQEHVAALIADYSGLARDHIPATRVEAAGASGGLAFRQGYLAVASGMHDIVVVGGAEKMTDVGEVMASEIQSSAADQQWECTFGATFPALHAMIARRHMHEYGTTREQIASVAVKNHKHGSMNPKAQFQREIDLNTVLRSPPVAEPLRVFDCAPFSDGAAAVVLCAMDRARKYTDKPIKITASAQASDTLALHAREEICSFHATKLAAQRAFKQAKLEPKDVQVMEVHDNFTISEILAIEDLGFFEKGQGGKATADGQTAIGGKVAVNTSGGLKARGDPIGATGLAQMVELVIQLRGTAGKRQVNGARVGLAQNVGGTGATSVVHILEVA
- a CDS encoding Zn-ribbon domain-containing OB-fold protein, which gives rise to MATARFWRENPSRYNLAAAKCGVCGKVFFPPRGVCSQCHRQSIGKMQPLQLKGEGEVYSHTVVHEAPSQMEMLKPYIVVMVKMDEGVMITSQLIDCDSKDVKIGMRVRTTLRRLGEDGPAGVIYYGYKFAPA